The following are from one region of the Escherichia sp. E4742 genome:
- the phoQ gene encoding two-component system sensor histidine kinase PhoQ, with protein MKKLLRVFFPLSLRVRFLLATAAVVLVLSLSYGMVALIGYSVSFDKTTFRLLRGESNLFYTLAKWENNKLHVELPENIDKQSPTMSLIYDENGKLLWAQRDVPWLMKMIQPDWLKSNGFHEIEADVNDTSLLLSNDLSIQQQLQEVREDDDDAEMTHSVAVNVYPATAQMPKLTIVVVDTIPVELKSSYTVWSWFLYVLLANLLLVIPLLWVAAWWSLRPIEALAREVRELEEHHRELLNPTTTRELTSLVGNLNRLLKSERERYDKYRTTLTDLTHSLKTPLAVLQSTLRSLRSEKMNVSEAEPVMLEQISRISQQIGYYLHRASMRGGTLLSRELHPVAPLLDNLTSALNKVYQRKGVNISLDISPEISFVGEQNDFVEVMGNVLDNACKYCLEFVEISARQTDKHLYIVVEDDGPGIPQSKREVIFDRGQRVDTLRPGQGVGLAVAREITEQYDGRIIAGESMLGGARMEVIFGRQHSLPKDE; from the coding sequence ATGAAAAAATTACTGCGTGTTTTTTTCCCGCTCTCGCTGCGGGTACGTTTTCTGTTGGCGACGGCCGCGGTAGTACTAGTGCTTTCACTTTCCTACGGTATGGTTGCCCTGATCGGTTATAGCGTTAGTTTCGATAAAACGACGTTTCGTCTGTTACGCGGCGAGAGCAATTTATTCTATACACTGGCGAAATGGGAAAACAATAAGCTACATGTCGAACTGCCGGAAAATATCGACAAGCAAAGCCCCACGATGTCTCTGATTTATGACGAGAACGGCAAACTATTGTGGGCGCAGCGTGACGTTCCCTGGCTGATGAAAATGATCCAACCTGACTGGCTGAAATCCAATGGTTTTCACGAAATAGAGGCTGACGTGAACGATACCAGCCTGCTACTTAGTAACGATCTCTCTATTCAGCAGCAGTTGCAGGAAGTTCGGGAAGACGACGACGATGCAGAAATGACCCACTCGGTAGCCGTTAATGTCTATCCGGCGACGGCGCAAATGCCAAAACTCACGATTGTGGTGGTCGATACCATTCCCGTAGAGCTTAAAAGTTCCTATACGGTATGGAGTTGGTTTCTCTATGTACTCCTGGCCAACCTGTTGTTAGTGATCCCGTTACTGTGGGTCGCCGCCTGGTGGAGCTTACGCCCTATTGAAGCCCTGGCGCGAGAAGTCCGCGAACTGGAAGAACACCACCGCGAATTGCTCAACCCTACAACGACGAGAGAACTGACCAGCCTGGTAGGTAACCTGAACCGTCTTTTAAAAAGCGAGCGTGAGCGTTATGACAAATACCGCACTACGCTCACTGACCTGACTCACAGCCTGAAAACGCCTCTGGCGGTGCTACAAAGTACGCTGCGTTCTTTGCGAAGTGAAAAGATGAACGTCAGTGAGGCGGAACCGGTGATGCTGGAACAAATTAGCCGTATCTCGCAACAAATTGGTTACTACCTACACCGAGCCAGTATGCGTGGCGGGACATTACTTAGCCGCGAACTACATCCAGTGGCCCCGTTGTTGGACAATCTCACATCGGCACTGAATAAAGTTTATCAGCGTAAAGGCGTCAATATTTCCCTCGATATCTCGCCAGAAATTAGCTTTGTCGGTGAGCAGAACGATTTTGTTGAGGTAATGGGCAATGTACTGGATAACGCCTGTAAGTATTGTCTCGAGTTTGTCGAAATCTCCGCAAGGCAAACTGACAAGCATCTCTACATCGTGGTCGAAGATGATGGACCGGGGATCCCGCAAAGCAAGCGTGAGGTGATTTTCGACCGTGGTCAGCGTGTTGATACCTTACGTCCCGGGCAAGGCGTGGGACTGGCGGTCGCTCGTGAAATTACTGAACAGTACGACGGAAGAATCATCGCCGGAGAGAGCATGCTCGGCGGTGCGCGAATGGAGGTGATTTTTGGTCGCCAGCATTCCTTGCCGAAAGATGAATAA